Below is a genomic region from Ictalurus punctatus breed USDA103 chromosome 12, Coco_2.0, whole genome shotgun sequence.
ccccaccacaTTGAATATTTGAGccaaagtaaaaatgtccagCTACTGCAAATCAACACAACCAGATTACTGCTGAGTACTTAAAAAGCTGTGGTATGTGACCTATTATGATAAGTTATCAGTCACAAAAATGTgccggaatttttttttatactaggaaaaaaaatgtaaaaacaaaacaacattgcTTGCCATCTAACATTCCAACAATTCCctacattgaaaaaaaaaacaaccccaaagtGCGAAGCCTCTGGAAGAAGATCTATCCTTAGTTAGTGCTAAAACAGTTAGTTCTTGACACAGgaacaagtttaaaaaaaaaaaaaaaagatgtaaggCTACGTCTACAGTGCAAGAGAAGACTGGGAacttaacaaaaataaacaacaaaacaagtaaaaaaaaatcatttgacaTTTGTTCGGTAAAAACAGTAGGATAAATACAAACATGGATAGAGTCCGTCCAACGtgatcctttttcttttctttcttttttttttttttttttttttttttttgctttccttATTCGTTAAAGGACTTCACAACAGTTCAGTCTAACAATCCAAGATCAGGGGTGCTGTAGTATGCAGTGTTATTCAATAGTACATTCTAATAGAAAATGAGAATAGCTATTGTACATACAGGAATTTAAGCCATACAATCATAACCAGGACTATAATAGTAGTAAGAAAGAGAAAGCAGCACTGATAAACCTACAGTCCAACCCCCTATGTCCaatcacccccccccaccctgtTTCATTACACCATTGCCTGGACTGGTAAGAAAACAAACGACAAAAAGGAAGAGAGGGTGCTGTTTTGGGAAGGGTGCTGGGAAAAGGTGCATTCCGCTAGGGGACTTTATACGTTACCTGCCAGAAAGCTATCAGTGTTATCACATATGGTAGAGTAGTAAGGTGGCTGGGCATCGGTGCTGTCCCCGTGCTGGGGAGACAGGTGCATGGGAGACTCGGGGTCGGACTCCTCGAGAGCGCTGGCCCCTGTCTTCCCGCACAGCAGGTATTGGTCATCGGGACTGGCGTGTGACTCCCCTTGCTGGCCGAGGGGGAGCAGGTCGACAGGACAACCCAGTAGGTCTTCGGCTTGAGCGGCCGCAGCAGGCAAGGTCAGCTCCTTAATGAGCGAGGGATCCTTAGCCTCATCTGGAAACTGGTCTTCGTTCTCCAGGGAAAAAATCCCAGGGCTCTTACCACAGCTCTCGGCTGTAGAATGGGCATTGGAGTTGGATACTGAGCAGTCAAATCCATAGGAGGCTACAGAGTTGGCGGACTGTGGGGTCCCACCATCTTCCTCTCCAGCGTGAATATCGGTGgcctcctcatcttcctccaAGGCAGGGAGGTTTCGGGAGGCAGTAGGACTGTCTAAGGCTGCAGTGTCGTCAACTGGAGCATCAGGGTCATTGATTTGCATCTCTCCTTCAGTATCACTTGCCTCATCCCCAGAAGTAGAACGGGATGATGGAACAGACGCTGGTGCAGTTGGAGCATCGCCCAGGACCTCATCTGCTGGGAGTGTCTctgcctcctcttcctctccatccCCACGCTCCAGGTGAATCCCGAGGTCCTGTTCCTGGTCAGGCTGGGCTATCGGCACAGGTGTCTGTTGCTTGTCCGAGCGGGACTCGACACCTGAGCTGCTGTCGTAGTCCCGCAGCTCTTCAGGTGTGCTGGTCTCACTGCTGCTGTGAGCTACCAAGGCCGTTCCACTAAGGGTGCTTGACTGGGACATACCAATTGCAGGTGCACACAGGTTAGCGCCATCCACTGGGACTGAGCTCTCAGTTTCTTCACGTACATCAAGGTGTGGTTTGGTCAAATGACCTAGAGGCTCCTCCAGCCAGGCTTCAGCAGGGGATTTTGTGGGCATCTCAGGATCAGCTGCCTTAACATCTAAAGGACTGGATGTTATGTTGATGGAGGTTGGCTGAGCCCAAGTGTCCGCAAAGGGGTTAGATGGGCCCCAGGCTGCAGTCATGGGTATTGAGGGAGTTGGAGCAGTGCGGTTTAAATTGTCTAGATATCCTTCCTTATAGTCATCCGCATCAATATTTCCGTCAATCTTGCTTCCACTCTCCACCTGGCCTTCGCTAACCATCTCAATGTCTTCATCCTCATGCTCATCGTCTTCTTCAGATTTGAGGTGAACATCCATGCGTTGATCACCAGCTTGCTCATGGCCAAAGTCCATGTGGTGCTTGTCAATATGCTCTGGACCAGTGTCCATGTCCTCCTTTTCctgttcctcttcctcctcttcttcctcctcttcctcttcatctgaAAAAGATTTGAGCCCAGGTGGCCCCATAAATGGCTGTTCCATTTCCACTTTTTTCAGCGAGAAGccctcttcatcttcatcactgCGATGACTCTCCATTTGGAACGGTGAAGTTGTTTCTGCTTGCTCCTGCTGTATGATCCTGCCAAAATCATCAGACTGCATTAAACTGCTACTGGAGCTGCTAAATTCTGATAATCCAAACTTAAAATCGTCCATTTTCTGTGTTTCAGGCACTGCTTGAACTTTTACAGTCTCCCTCTCCTGCTCTTCctcatcttcttcttcctcctcctcctcctcgtgaTCATCTTCATTGATTTCTTCCTCTGCCTTTTCTACTGCCTCCTCCTTCTCCATACTAGGTGAGGTAGGTGACACACTGCTGAAATGCTCCACATGGGATATACTCAACAGGTCAGGCTCCACTCCAAGACTGAAAGGTTTCCCAACATCCACTGCCTCCTCTGCTGCAAACTCCATAGTGGTCAGGATAGCCTCTTGAACCCTGatctcttcttcctccagattCTCTGTGGTGATATCACTTGAGAACATTGGCTGATTCTGTGCCCAGGGATTATTGGCACAATACATATCTTGTAGTGGAGTTGAGACCTGAGGTTCGACATGCACAGGAGACTCTTCAGTAGGCGAGGATGGTGGGGACATGACTGTTGTTCCAAGTGTTGAAGGAGCACTTGGGTGCTCAAGACTGACTAGATTCAGATGAGCTGCCAGCTGTGGCACCACCTCTTCAGGTGTTTCATCATCTGTATCTGATGGAATATCCTCAGTCTCTGCTGCAATGTCCGCAACTGCAGCAGTAATCAAAGATTCAACTGCTGGTTCTGAGACTGATTCAGGCAGAGGTTCAGGCTTAGTTTCAAACAGGAGTTGTGACTCAGGTTCAGGGGCAATTTCAGACTCTGCTTCAAACAGGAGTTGGGACTCAGGTTCGGGGGCAAGTTCAGACTCTGCTTCAAACAGGAGTTGGGACTCAGGTTCAGGGGCAATTTCAGACTCTGCTTCAAACAGGAGTTGGGACTCAGGTTCGGGGGCAAGTTCAGACTCTGCTTCAAACAGGAGTTGGGACTCAGGTTCAGGGGCAATTTCAGACTCTGCTTCAAACTGGAGTTGGGACTCAGGTTCAGGGGAAATTAGTTCAGACTTGGGTTCTGGGGCAATTTGAGTCTCTGTTTGCAGCAGTAGTTCAGACTTGGGTTCAGGGGCAATTTCAGACTCTGTTTCCAACAGGAGATCAGACTTGGGTTCAGGGGCAATTTCAGACTCTTTTTCCAACAGGAGATCAGACTTGGGTTCAGGGGCAGAGGGAAATTCAGACTTGGTTTCAAGCAGGAATTCAGACTTAGTTTCAGATGTAAATTCAGACTCAGTTTCCAATGGAAGTTCCGATTGGGGTTCAGATGCAAATTCATACTTGGTTTCAAGCAGGTGGTCAGATATGTATTCAGGTTCACTTTCTAATGGGAGTTCTGATTTGGGTTCAGGCACAACTGCAGACTTGGTTTCAAGCAGGGCTTCAGCCATAGTTTCAGGCATAGATTCAGATTCACTTTCCAAGAAGATGTCTGATCTGGGTTCAGATGCAACTGCAGTCTTGGTTTCAAGCAGGAGTTCAGACATAGTTTCAGGTGTAAATTCAGACTCAGTTTCCAACAGATGTTCTGATTTGGTTTCAGGTTCAAATTCAGTCTTGGTTTCAGGTAGGACTTCAGATATAGTTTCAGGCACATGTTCAGACTTGGTTTCAGATGCAAGTTGAGACTCAGTTTCCAATGGGAGTGGTGAAGCGGGTACAGGTGTATCTTCGAGCTGGGGTTCAGGTGCAGCTTCGAACTTGGGTTCAGGTGCTACTTCGAATTTGGGTTCAGGTGCTACTTCGAGTTTGGGTTCAGGTGAAACTTCGAGCTGGACTTCAGGTGCGACTTCAGGCTTGGATTCAGGCAGGAGTTCAGTGTGAACTTCAGATTCATTGTCTGTCATCGCGATCAATGTACCAGCAGCTGtggcagcagcaacaacagccACGGCTTCAACTGCAACCGCAGTCTCAACAGCAGGAGCTACGGCCTCACTCTCTTTATGTGCAGCTTTGGGGCCACGTTTAACCGGCATGGGAGTGCTGCTTCCCACTACTTTCTTAGGGCTGGCTGTCTTGGCGGTGCTGTTCTTAGCGCTAGATGTTTTTAGGGCAGCATTGATTTCCTTTGACGGAGTTGGTTTGCTCTCCTTAGGCTTACTCGTCTTGGCTTCCACTGCTGGCTTGCAGGGAGCAGAAGGTTTCTTGGAAACCGACTCCGGTTTGGCTGGCGTGGCTGCCTTCGGGGTGTCAGGCTTGCTGGCCTTAGTCGAAGCAGGGCGAGTGAGCGGGGAGGCAGTTGACTTCTTGGCTGCTGGGGTGGCTGGCTTGCTCGCATCTAAACAGATAAGCATATGGCAAAGGGAAGAGTGTTTTCAGTGTCTGTTACTGTGTCCTATAGCAATAatcaatgaagaaaaaaaacattgatatCTGAATGCTGTGTAAATATGTTACACAATGTATAAAACAGTACTATAAAACGTCAAGTAAAATAATGAAGACTAAAGGCAATTAGTCATTTAATGTAGAAAAAATGGCAAACCTTTACTTTCATAGTGAAAATGCTTTGCTTTAAGGTTATACAggtacatctcaaaaaatttgaatatcgtggaaaagtaaattttttcccccataatttaattcaaaaagtggaactttcatatattctagattcactacacataaagtgaaatatttcaagctttttttctcaatatctcaaaatattcgaataaagaatttataatacagaaatgtcgacctgagaagactctaatcagataattaactcaaaacacctgcaaaggtttcctgaggctttaatctctcggtctgggtcagtacacacacaataacGGGGAGAATGAAAGttaatgttgcatttcatttggaaatcaaggttccagagtctggaggaagggTAGAAGGAACAGAATCcgagttgcttgaagtccagtgtgaagtttccacagtcagtgatgatttgggttgccatgtcatctgctggtgttggtgcagtgtgttttctcgagttgagtcgatgcagcgtctaccaggagattttagagaacttcatgcttccatctgctgacgatctttatggagatgctgatttccttttccagcaggactcttcacctgcccacagtgccaaatactagtaactggttcatgaccatggtattactgtgcttgtcCAGCCGACtctcctgacctgaaccccatagagaatctacgagagacaccagacccgacaatacagacgagctgaagtccgctatcaaagcaacctgggcttcagaacacctcagcagtgccacaggctgatcgcctccatgccacgccgcactgatgcagtaattcatgcaaaaggattaaagccccgaccaagtcgacatttctgcattataaattctttattttaatattttgagattagatttttgatttccatgagctgtaaaccgtaatcatcgagattaaaaaaaaaggcttgaaacaTTGCATGTTATGTTTAACGAAGCTACGATATCTGaaagttccattttttaaattaaattatgaaaaaaatgaacttttccaccgtattacattttttgagatccacctgtaaatattattttagaTCGTTTATCTACCTTTCTTGATGGGTGTAGGGCTCTTTGTGGATGTGGTTGGAGCCCGACCAGCCGAGGGAGTTTTAGCAGGTGATGGTTTAGCAGTGGAGGTGGTTGTTTTGGCTGCAGATGGAGTGGTCTTTGATGCGGTTGTTGGTGTCTTGGGTGTGGCGGGTGAAGCTGACTTTGGTGCAGCAGATGCTGGGCGAGAAGCTGTGGTTCCTGTGGCAGGCCTTGAGAAGTAAtgacagaaagaaaacatgcaCTTAGTATCAACAGAAGACATATAATTTGTTATACAAAAAGTTAAACATCACTCTGAGGGTAATAAACTCTGCGGCTGTGATCCTGATGCTCTGTTCGACCTGAGCCGATTGTTCACAATGCAGATCTGGGCCCCGGAGGACTGACAGGAAAATGCACGGAAGCACAGCAGTGGGAAAGGAGGTAAGAAGGCAAGGTCCTTTGGTTATATGTAGCTCAGAGAAGGAATGTGAGAGGTCACCTGTTCCTGTTTTGTAAAAATGGGCCAAGACTACTAACAGAGTACATGGAAAAGCTGTAAAGATGTCCTAAAGTAAGTTATGGTCTTCTGGGTATAGCATGAGATGTACTGTTGTTCTTAATGACCCGGTTTTTAATCACAGATCCTGTTCACACAGATGTATGAGGAGCAGAGACATTTTATTATGGTCTCTGATCGAGGAGTAGAAAGGATAGGATAGCTGTCCCTATTGATCAGTCATGGCGTTCTAAACCGCAAACACAGAAGTCAGAACTTACTCAGCTTAACGTGCATTCAAGACTCCAGAGAGGCACTCTGTGATCGGTATGAGCATTTCAGGGAAACAGAAAGCATTTCTATGTGCTCTAtatgagtaagtgtgtgtgtgtgtgtgagtaaccCCAGTAACCCTACATTCCAGAACAATCCTACAATAAATACTACGTACGACACATTAAAGCAACAAATCCAAATGACTGGCTCGCATGAGTCCTCAGTTCTATCGTGAGTCTAGTCCGACATTTCTTCAGCTCTCCGCCCACAACTTTAGCTCGTATTAGTTTCCCCATTCACTGTCTGACGTGCAGAAAGATTTCCATATACGACCTCTCGGTAAACGTGTGTAGAgcagagatgcaccgatgtatcggccaatgaaggcaatttttcaaaacataTGATGACCAGGGCCGATTATTTCCCGTCGATCAAAGgagggcaggaaaacacacGGAAGATGACgcctcttgtgtggaatgacttTGAATTGGGTGacaatgacgacaaaactgcagtttgtaatctctgcactgctaaaatttttaCACCGCACGCTGCAGCAGAGCAGAAGCAGTGTGCATTTATTTCATCGTGCATGTTAATGAATGAGTGCTTTTACACCggatgctgcagcagtgaagcgggagtttcggcgtcgagtcaaagttgttttttttgccgcgctgaattaaagggccggTACACCGTTgagagatttaaatgaagatgagtcgacaaaaaagtatatattgcacagaaaaatatatttgtagagtagtatatttcatatccagttaatgttaatgtataaaaagttgatattatatatgaccagtttgatgtttaatgatgaagcagaaatgcttttgtttgtggagagtgaatgtgagactaacaggagggtttttttttacaattcagtcaatgttaatatgaattaataacattcgataagttaataatcttattttaatcttcagaattgagttcatgtgctcatgttaattagagtcatgtgttaatgttgatgagaccagttactgtcaaacaacttgctgaaatggagagaataaagattttattttcatttctttcagaattgtggaattaattattattcattgaaaagaaggtataaaagacagaactatcggtatcggccgatatcgctctgaataaccGTTTATCCGTATAACGGTTATAAACCCGTAATTTAGTATGGGTGCATCTATAGTATAGAAACATTACAGATATCCTTGGTAcctctggtgagtgtatgtagcTAGTGTAGTTAGTTTATTTTGATCATCTTGGACGAAGCCTAGTACATCACATGTCAATCAAACTTCAACACATTTTCaacaaaatagatatataagAAATTGCATAGTGAGTTTTACATTTTGGCTACTGCAATTTCGTCACTGCTGCAGGCAGGGGTGGCTTGgcggtcgggggttcgagccccagtactaccaagctgccactgttgggcccgtgagcaaggcccttaaccctctctgttctGGGGGCACAGTGTCATGGCGCTCTGACCCTAACCTAcatgaagaaaaagaatttcactgtgctgtaatatatatgtgaccaataaagactcgttatcattattaAGCGACTTGCTTCTGTGAATGTACTTAAGGCCGGTCCTTAAAGCCCTGGATGATGATCAGTGGCCGTGTTAATTGCTCTCGGTCTCTCCTTTTCATCATCTCCTCTTTAGTGCTTGCCCTAACTGCTAACCAGCCATACTTATCTGTATTCATCATTTAATCCCTGTAAGCCCTTTCTAATTAAGCTCCATGGGTGCTGAAGCAGTGTCGACTCCCCAAGCACACAAAGAGTAGCCACAAGAATGAAACAATCCCGACACAAACCACTTCATAATCACACACTGTTCCTCACCAAGCCCCCACGATCACTAACGCTGCCCTGTAGGGCCTGGGCTCCACATCAGGGTTGAGAAAAGCAACCTAGATCCCGCAGGCACGGCATGAGCGGTTGATCTCCTTAATACACGCTCCACTGGCGGCCTGCTCTAAATAAAGTATTCTGAACTAACAAGAGCGCCAGTGA
It encodes:
- the prr36b gene encoding proteoglycan 4, which codes for MKPDGVDSGAAEPMVALEADPVIQGQPLGEGQEQAPPASQTEEMGQGEAQTIETSAAATKPSKDKPADPKAKTKGAAKTKTSAAGARPSTTQSRMTNGVQKPPQANGVAKKTTAGAAAEKKTTTTASKKPVGTTGAVTTKTASKTTEKKPVGAPKTTGTTQPAKKTPVNGEKAKPKPLSSAPRPASAATAKPSTTSSPKTDKPPVSKTSRPATGTTASRPASAAPKSASPATPKTPTTASKTTPSAAKTTTSTAKPSPAKTPSAGRAPTTSTKSPTPIKKDASKPATPAAKKSTASPLTRPASTKASKPDTPKAATPAKPESVSKKPSAPCKPAVEAKTSKPKESKPTPSKEINAALKTSSAKNSTAKTASPKKVVGSSTPMPVKRGPKAAHKESEAVAPAVETAVAVEAVAVVAAATAAGTLIAMTDNESEVHTELLPESKPEVAPEVQLEVSPEPKLEVAPEPKFEVAPEPKFEAAPEPQLEDTPVPASPLPLETESQLASETKSEHVPETISEVLPETKTEFEPETKSEHLLETESEFTPETMSELLLETKTAVASEPRSDIFLESESESMPETMAEALLETKSAVVPEPKSELPLESEPEYISDHLLETKYEFASEPQSELPLETESEFTSETKSEFLLETKSEFPSAPEPKSDLLLEKESEIAPEPKSDLLLETESEIAPEPKSELLLQTETQIAPEPKSELISPEPESQLQFEAESEIAPEPESQLLFEAESELAPEPESQLLFEAESEIAPEPESQLLFEAESELAPEPESQLLFEAESEIAPEPESQLLFETKPEPLPESVSEPAVESLITAAVADIAAETEDIPSDTDDETPEEVVPQLAAHLNLVSLEHPSAPSTLGTTVMSPPSSPTEESPVHVEPQVSTPLQDMYCANNPWAQNQPMFSSDITTENLEEEEIRVQEAILTTMEFAAEEAVDVGKPFSLGVEPDLLSISHVEHFSSVSPTSPSMEKEEAVEKAEEEINEDDHEEEEEEEEDEEEQERETVKVQAVPETQKMDDFKFGLSEFSSSSSSLMQSDDFGRIIQQEQAETTSPFQMESHRSDEDEEGFSLKKVEMEQPFMGPPGLKSFSDEEEEEEEEEEEEQEKEDMDTGPEHIDKHHMDFGHEQAGDQRMDVHLKSEEDDEHEDEDIEMVSEGQVESGSKIDGNIDADDYKEGYLDNLNRTAPTPSIPMTAAWGPSNPFADTWAQPTSINITSSPLDVKAADPEMPTKSPAEAWLEEPLGHLTKPHLDVREETESSVPVDGANLCAPAIGMSQSSTLSGTALVAHSSSETSTPEELRDYDSSSGVESRSDKQQTPVPIAQPDQEQDLGIHLERGDGEEEEAETLPADEVLGDAPTAPASVPSSRSTSGDEASDTEGEMQINDPDAPVDDTAALDSPTASRNLPALEEDEEATDIHAGEEDGGTPQSANSVASYGFDCSVSNSNAHSTAESCGKSPGIFSLENEDQFPDEAKDPSLIKELTLPAAAAQAEDLLGCPVDLLPLGQQGESHASPDDQYLLCGKTGASALEESDPESPMHLSPQHGDSTDAQPPYYSTICDNTDSFLAGNV